The proteins below are encoded in one region of Telopea speciosissima isolate NSW1024214 ecotype Mountain lineage chromosome 10, Tspe_v1, whole genome shotgun sequence:
- the LOC122643500 gene encoding uncharacterized protein LOC122643500 — MAFRLEFSCTNNITKYEACAIGLEMALSVGVEKIKVFGDSLVVNYQTQGKWKTRDEKLKPYQVYLEQVPKCFKEISLEYLPKDSNRFANALATLASMVECDPQDKIRSFLVEKRIGLSYGEPVNLLIEDGRPWYALIIDYIRERKYPKYFTEGKRRHLRKHATQFIL; from the coding sequence ATGGCATTCCGCCTAGAGTTTAGTTGCACCAACAACATCACGAAATATGAAGCTTGCGCCATTGGTCTGGAAATGGCATTATCTGTGGGAGTAGAAAAGATCAAAGTCTTTGGAGACTCTTTGGTCGTGAACTAtcagactcaagggaaatggaAGACCAGGGATGAAAAGCTGAAACCTTACCAAGTATATTTGGAGCAGGTGCCTAAATGCTTCAAAGAGATCTCTTTAGAATACTTGCCCAAAGATAGCAATCGGTTTGCGAATGCCTTGGCTACCTTAGCCTCTATGGTAGAATGTGATCCTCAGGACAAGATCCGATCTTTTCTAGTTGAGAAAAGAATTGGCCTGTCATATGGAGAGCCAGTCAATCTACTCATCGAGGATGGAAGGCCCTGGTACGCCCTAATAATTGATTATATTAGAGAACGGAAGTACCCTAAATACTTCacagaagggaagagaaggcaTTTGCGAAAACATGCCACTCAATTCATTCTCTAA